DNA from Methanobrevibacter oralis:
ATTATATTATCTTTATTTAGTGATTTAATGATTATTTTTTTTGAGTATTCTATGTTTATGTGTTTTTCAGGGTTTAATTTATTTGCTTTATTTTTTATTTTTACTAAAAATTGCTTTTTAGAACTATTATTGTTTGATATGAATTTATTAAATTCATTTTTTTTAATGTTTTTAATGTATTTTCATCTTTTGTAAATCTTATTTTCATTTAGTTCATCGTCGGTTAAAATATTTTTAAGTTCTGATTTTAACTCTTTATATTATGCAATTAACAATTTTAAGATTGATTAATGATTTTATTTCTCCAAATGTAGGAGTATTTTGTTGAAATAGTATTAATGAATTGCTGTTTAGTGTTTGATAGTCTATTTGCATTTAATTTTATTTTTGTAGTTATTTTTGTCTGTCTATTTTTTTGTTCCTAATTTGTAGTATATTCTACTTGTATTGTTTTTATTTTGGATTGCTGTTTGATCAGCAAATATTAAAATGTCTTTTTTTTAAATCTATTTTTTCTGTGTTTTTTTAACTGTTTTGAGGCATTTTCTGGAGCTTTTGCAGGTATGACATAAGGTTTTCCATATTCAAAGCCTAATTTTTTCATAATGCGTCGAATTTGTCTATCACTATAAATTACACCAAATTCTTTGGTTATTTCATGTTTTACTTCACGAACACTTGTTAATTGTTTTTTTATAATGTTTTCTTTTAGTTGTTTGAATTGATTTTCAGTTAATTTTGTTTTTCGTCCAGATCCTTTTTTTCTGAGTAATCCATCAAATCCTTCCTCATTCCAAGCTTTTAACCATGCATGACCAGTTGGAATTGTTTTTCCACGTTTCTCTATAGCATATTTTACTGTTTCACCAGCATATATATCTTCAATAAATGTTATTTTCTCATAAAATTCTATGTAATGCTTTAAATCAGCTTTAACTTCATGAATTTTAGAAAGTGAGATATCTTTATTAATATAAGCATTTCTACTCATATTACTATTTTAGTCACATTTAATATAAATATTTTTTGTCCAAAACTATATATAAAAATTTTAAATGATCTATATTTATAACATATTTTTGTTTTTTGATTAGTTATCCTAAAAAATACTTAAAATATACTATTTTTAAAAATGTTATTTATGTGTTTATTTATATATTCAAAAAATATTTAAGAACATCTTCAGTGTTGAGTTTGATGATTTAAAAAAATACAAAATCATTATATTTTTAATGTGAACACAACATATACTCATGGTTAAATTTTTAGTTGCACCTAAAAAATGAAAAGATTTATATATTACTTTTGACAACATTATACATGGTGATAAAAAATTAGGTAAACCTAAAAATTTACCTAGCTTTTAATTACTAATGTGTTGTTGGTTTAAAACCATATTACTACACTCCGATTATTATTAAATTAGTTTATACTCTCTTTTTCTAATTTAATAAAAAGCATATAACTACTCTCACGAAATTAAATATGTTTATCATATTTAATTTCACCTATCTAATACAATCAAACATTTATTTTTATTAATTAATAAATATTAAAAAAGGAGATGAAAAAATGACAAAAACTACAAATAAGAAAAAATGTTGTCAAGCTGCTGAAGCAGAACCAAACAAAGCTAAAAGGATTCTTAAAAAGATATACACCTTTTTCTATGGCTGTAATTGCAAATAACATTTTTTTAAATAAATAAACTTTTTATTTTATAATTTTAATGGATATGTGTAAATCATCCAAACAAGCATATACTTTTTTCCTCATTTTTAACAATATTTAAGTATTATAATAAATATATTCAATATCCAATATTAAAATAATATAGTAGGTTAAAAATATGAATAGGAGAAAAAAACTAATTATTGCAATATTAGTAGTTATTTTAATAGGATTACTCATAATAATTGCAGGTTCATTATTCTTTACATCTAACTCTGAATTAGCTACTGGAAATAAAACTATTTTAGTATGTGCTATTGATGAAAGTGAAGAAAGACCTGGCATGGGTGCATGTGATATGGCGTTTCTTGTTTCATTAGAAAATGGATCTATTGTTAATTATACTGCAGTTTATCCTGGTGGAATGTACCATCCAACTGCTTCAGAGCCTCAAGAAGCCCAAGCACAAGGCGCTGGATCACGATTGTTACTTCATGATTCATTTTGGGATGCTGATAATTCAAAGGGAATGCAACTAGCTAAAGAAATTGTAGAATACAATACAAACATTACAATAGACAATGTTGTTGCAGTTAACAGTGAAGCTTTAGATGCAATCCTAGCTGCTGCATCACCCGTTGAAGTTAACGGGACTCAGATGAATGTAAGTGGTATTGACTTTATTCGTGAGCAAGACTGGGGTAATGGAGTTTCTAGAGGTGATGCTGTATTAGAAATTGTTAAAGCCGTGGCTAAATCTGCTAAAGATCCAGTTAAAAAATCAGGAATGGTTAATGCTGCACTTGATCAATACTCCAAAGGAAACATTGTTATGGATGAACAAAGTGCTTTTGTTAGTTTATTAGCATCTAAAGGAGTTGAAACCTTATTTGGTTAACTCCTTAAATACTTTTTTTAAGGGTATACTCCAAAATTAATTATTTTTGAATTTCAGCATTACATTTTTTTTAATTTTTGAGTTTTAAAAGAATATCAACAGCTGTTAACTAAAATTCCGGATAAAATAATTAATAAGAGTATTATAAAACTAAATTTTGGCAGACACTCTTAAAAAAAATAATTTAAACTAATTTTCTTATAAGCATGGAAGTATTGTTTGTTTTACCTGTTAGCAACATCATTACTTCTTTATGGA
Protein-coding regions in this window:
- a CDS encoding transposase, whose translation is MKNIKKNEFNKFISNNNSSKKQFLVKIKNKANKLNPEKHINIEYSKKIIIKSLNKDNIINNLQKERKLVVILDNYSVHKANLVIQACEILNIKLIHLPLHSPHLNPIEQV
- a CDS encoding helix-turn-helix domain-containing protein → MSRNAYINKDISLSKIHEVKADLKHYIEFYEKITFIEDIYAGETVKYAIEKRGKTIPTGHAWLKAWNEEGFDGLLRKKGSGRKTKLTENQFKQLKENIIKKQLTSVREVKHEITKEFGVIYSDRQIRRIMKKLGFEYGKPYVIPAKAPENASKQLKKHRKNRFKKKTF
- a CDS encoding DUF4012 domain-containing protein — translated: MNRRKKLIIAILVVILIGLLIIIAGSLFFTSNSELATGNKTILVCAIDESEERPGMGACDMAFLVSLENGSIVNYTAVYPGGMYHPTASEPQEAQAQGAGSRLLLHDSFWDADNSKGMQLAKEIVEYNTNITIDNVVAVNSEALDAILAAASPVEVNGTQMNVSGIDFIREQDWGNGVSRGDAVLEIVKAVAKSAKDPVKKSGMVNAALDQYSKGNIVMDEQSAFVSLLASKGVETLFG